The stretch of DNA TGGCATGTGTATTTGCATTGGCAAATCAAAatgatggtggtgatgaCGATTCGAAAACCAAAAAGACAACTACATGGGTATGGGTTACAACTACTATTGGTGGTCAACTTGCAACAATATCTACAGCTTACTCTCAAAAGTTTATAAGTACCCATAGTAGTGAAGATGCTAAATCGGTGGCCAGCGGAGAGATCGGGTTGGGTTCTTTGAGTGGAAGTGTTGGTGGTATTAAAACATATAGTCAAACAACTATTACCAATGCTAACATAGCCCCAAGCAATAACAATGTTTTCCTCGGCATTGAGAGTTTGTACACAGGCATTGTTGGTGgtattgttttgattttaggTTTATTATAAAATGGGGAGGATACAGCTGGCTGACTAGGTTTTCAACATTACTGGTTTTTATATTTAGTTAACTATAGTGGTTACATAAATTGTTTAgttgattgatttctttataAATGTTTGGTTTTTACACAgtgttttaatttttttctgctTGTGTATAACAGTCGTGTGTGAACTTCAACCAAACCAGTCATTATTGTGGTGAGTGGAGTGGAATTTAGTGAAgaaggagaaaaaaaaaattttctttctctctctctctactttaattttttttggccTGCTCTTGACTATGTTAATATAGAGAGAGAGATAGAAAAAAGTTATTAGCGTTGTTGTTTCCCATCAGCGTTTAATAGAAAAAAtagtcaaaaaaaataaaaaaattaacgGAAAGACCAGAAACCAGAACTTCCacaaatattgttgatcAAATAGTAAAGTAAGTATATACACACAAAGTGATTTGAATCTGAACTGAATGCTAACcttgtttttttagttATGTCTGAAGAATTAGCTCAAAAAACTGAAGAATTGTCATTAGATTCCAAGACTGTTTTTGATtccaaagaagaatttaatGCAAAGCATCCATTGAACAGTAGATGGACATTATGGTACACTAAACCACAAACCAACAAGAGTGAAAACTGGcatgatttattaaagCCAGTTATAACTTTCTCATctgttgaagaattttGGGGAATTTACAACTCGATTCCACCAGCAAATCAATTACCTTTGAAATCAGATTATCATTTGTTCAAAGAAGGAATTAGACCGGAATGGGAAGATGAGGCTAACTCAAAAGGTGGTAAATGGCAATTCTCcttcaacaaaaaactgGAAGTCAATCCAATCATAAATGATTTGTGGTTAAGAGGTTTGTTGGCAGTTATTGGTGAAACCATTGAGGATGAAGAAAACGAAGTCAATGGGATTGTGTTGAATATCAGAAAGCAAGCTTACAGAGTCGGTATTTGGACCAAAGATTGTGATGAATCCAAATTAAAGACTGTCGGTGAGAGATTGAAGAAAGTCTTGCAATTAAACGATGAacaaaaagttgaattCATGTCGCATGATGCTTCCAATACTAGAGGCGCTGAACCTCAAATTGTTTTGTAATATTTTGGGCACAAACTTGTAGTGTATATTTAGTCTAAAGATTTCTTTAAAACCCTACAGGGTTTACcttattttttataaaagAATGTACTCTATCCCAGTAGCCTTCTTGTACAACAGTGTCGTTGTGACTCGAATTCTCAAATTCAAACATTCCCTTGCTTTCACTTTTGAGCAACTCGTAAATTCGATCCATGTGCAGTGGAGGTACAATTTCATCTTTTCTTGCCGACAACAATAACACGGGGACTTTCGGTGAGATTAAGGGTACTAAACTCTCCAGATCCCAGGTTTGGTGTACAAATCCAGCCACATACTTTAACAATGGAAAAGCATGTGGCACTGTTTTTCTAATAGACAAGAATGTGTTTTCCAATATCATGGCATGAATAGAAGATGTTTTAGTAGCAGCAATGTATATAGCAACTGCACCTCCCAAAGATCTTCCGTATAATATAATAGACGATTGTTGATACTGACTATCTTCCTTTGTCAAGTATTGCATTACTCTATCGGCATCCATTTTCAATCCCTTTTCTGATGGGCTTCCTGTTGATTTGCCATAGCCTCTATAACTGTAAATAAACACATTATAACCAAATTTCTTGTAAAATATAGATACAATGGGCAAGGCATGACCAATGTTTCCAGCATTAGGTGATAGTATCAAAATTGTCTTATTAGAATACGAGGGGCTATGGGGATCTTGTTTCAACAGATAACATTGTAATAACTCTCCATCTTCAGTAggtaaattgattaattcaTACGGCATGTTGTATTCATCTGGAGTCGCACAATACCCATGTCCGTCATTCAATGAGGCTGGATAAATCAAGTTATTCTGATAAGTATACAATCCAATTAAAGCAACAACACCTAAAGATAATCCAGCTTGGGCAATCATTTTAGCAAACTTGTAAGCAGTTGAGAACATTTTCAAGATAAAATGTCGTTTTAgtcttttttgtttagtttCTAGAATGTTACGTATTCAGgttttgtatttgtttgtaacttttatttttttcttttccttttggGGAGGAGTGGACCAACTATCTTCGTGAGGAACGAATTCCATCAATACTAACCCAAAGGGGAACTCGTCTATCCAATCAGCAACAATACGATCATGTCACAATCAAACTCCCATGGGCAAAGCAATCTAGCAAAGTTTGCGTTCAACATATACGGAACTTTAAGTACTAATAGCAGCACTCCTCAATCTCATGAGATATCGCCGTCATCATCCTTAAGTTCATCAAGAtccaaaaaacaaacaagtCAGTATAATACTCAAGACACGAACAATAATAGACTAAGTTATTATTGTGATAAGGAAATAATATCATTGTCCCAATTGAATTGCTCACTACTGATTGGAGGCTATAGTGGAGATTTGCAACACCATGTTGTAATTGGAGGAAAAAACTATCTTCGACTATTGTGTGTTTCTGAATCTCAGCAACGAATAATTAGTGGCATTAATTTACTTGAaagtaaatcaatttataacTCCCGTGCTccaaataaattgataaatgtAAACACGATAAAGACTTTTGCGGACACCATAGCAACTGGATTATCGAATGGGGTAGTTTCGATTTATAAGATATCGCCAAATGGACAAAGCAAGGTGACTGGCAAGTATTCCGATCATAATCGAACCATAAATTCTTTGGATTTCATTGAATCAGAAAATCAATTGCTATCTGGATCTCAAGATGGGACAATCAAATTATGGGATTTGAGGAGCTCTTCTACAAAGCCAGTCATGACAGTCCAAGCAAATTTGCATTCTGACCCTATAAGAGCGTGTCAGTATTCTCCTCACTCCGCAGTTAGGAACAAGATTTGTGTATTATCAGTTCACGATTCTGGTGCATTATGCAAGTTTGATT from Candida albicans SC5314 chromosome R, complete sequence encodes:
- the PGA1 gene encoding Pga1p (Putative GPI-anchored protein; induced during cell wall regeneration; required for normal adhesion to host cells and for adherence during Sabouraud biofilm formation; Spider biofilm induced), with protein sequence MNFNKFLIIISCYLACVFALANQNDGGDDDSKTKKTTTWVWVTTTIGGQLATISTAYSQKFISTHSSEDAKSVASGEIGLGSLSGSVGGIKTYSQTTITNANIAPSNNNVFLGIESLYTGIVGGIVLILGLL
- the EIF4E gene encoding translation initiation factor eIF4E (Translation initiation factor eIF4E; genes encoding ribosomal subunits, translation factors, tRNA synthetases downregulated by phagocytosis by macrophage; alternatively spliced intron in 5' UTR; protein levels decrease in stationary phase); its protein translation is MSEELAQKTEELSLDSKTVFDSKEEFNAKHPLNSRWTLWYTKPQTNKSENWHDLLKPVITFSSVEEFWGIYNSIPPANQLPLKSDYHLFKEGIRPEWEDEANSKGGKWQFSFNKKSEVNPIINDLWLRGLLAVIGETIEDEENEVNGIVLNIRKQAYRVGIWTKDCDESKLKTVGERLKKVLQLNDEQKVEFMSHDASNTRGAEPQIVL
- a CDS encoding uncharacterized protein (Ortholog(s) have role in establishment of cell polarity, mycelium development, spore germination and endoplasmic reticulum, hyphal tip, mitochondrion, plasma membrane localization), with the translated sequence MFSTAYKFAKMIAQAGLSLGVVALIGLYTYQNNLIYPASLNDGHGYCATPDEYNMPYELINLPTEDGELLQCYSLKQDPHSPSYSNKTILILSPNAGNIGHALPIVSIFYKKFGYNVFIYSYRGYGKSTGSPSEKGLKMDADRVMQYLTKEDSQYQQSSIILYGRSLGGAVAIYIAATKTSSIHAMILENTFLSIRKTVPHAFPLLKYVAGFVHQTWDSESLVPLISPKVPVLLLSARKDEIVPPSHMDRIYELLKSESKGMFEFENSSHNDTVVQEGYWDRVHSFIKNKVNPVGF